The following DNA comes from Anaerostipes rhamnosivorans.
GACTGCGCAGGTGACATAATCCACAATATCCCTGACCAATTCTTCCTTCTGGTCCACTGCCAGCACTTCTGCCCCATCTTTCATCAGATTTAAGGCAACACTTTTGCCAAATTTGCCAAGCCCAAGCACTGCATATGATTTTCCCATTTTCCTTACTCCTTTATAATAACATTGTATAATACACATTCCACAAAAGGCAGTCTGCACAGCAGATTCTATCTTCTTTTATCCTAAAATAATATCTTCTTCCGGATATGCTGCCAATACTTTCTTTTTACCCCGTACTGCAAATCCCACTGCCAAAGAGACAGGACCGACCCTTCCCAGATACATGGTGACGATGATCGCCAGCCTTCCGATCACACTCAAGTCCGGTGTCAATCCCTTGCTAAGACCCACGGTTCCAAGTGCGGAGACACATTCATAACATGTATCCATAAAGGATGCGGTGTCAGATACCAGTACGATCAAAATAGAAGACAACAGTACAATCAGATTGACACAGATGATCGTCAGTGCTTTTGGTATAACATGCATTGGTATGGTTCTCTTAAATATATGGATCGCTCCCTCCTGCTTGACCGTAACGAGCACACAGTAAACCAAAACAACAAATGTGACCGTCTTAACTCCGCCTGCTGTTCCCACAGGAGAGCCTCCGATGAACATAAGAATCATAGAGATCAGAGAGGATCCCTCGGTCAGCGCCGCCTGGGGAACAGTCTCAAATCCCGCCGTTCTTACTGTGACAGACTGAAACATCGATGCCATAAGCTTATTGCCAAGAGAAAGGTTTCCTATTGTTTTAGTATTTGCATATTCAAAGATAAAAATAAATACGGTACCGATAAAAATTAAAATCACTGTGGTGGACAATACGATCTTAGAGTGAAGTCTCAGCTTTCCAAAAGCTCTGCGAAGCGGGAATTCCCTATGGATCAGTGCCCTGAATACCCGAAGCAGATCCCTCCAAACGATGAAACCAAGCCCTCCTAAGATAATCAGTCCCATGACAGTAAAATTTACCACAGGGTTCGTAATATAGCTCCTAAGACTGTCCATTTGCACGATATCGATCCCTGCATTGCAGAAAGCGGATATAGAATTAAATACAGATGCCCAAATGCCATATTTTACACCGAATTCCGGAATAAACTGTGTTGCAAATAATGCCGCCCCGATCCCTTCTATAATAAAAGTCCCTTTTAAAATCTTGCGGACCAGTTCTATGAGACCGGACATTGTATTCAAGCTGTAGGATTCCTGGATCAGTATCCGGTTTTTCATTGTCAGCTTTTTCTTCAGAAACAGAAACATTCCTGTGGTAAATGTAATAACACCCAGACCTCCCAGCTGTATCAGCACCAGGATCACTAACTGTCCGAATGTACTCCAGTAAGTCATCGTTGTCTCCACCACCAGCCCGGTGACACATACAGATGTTGTGGATGTAAACAATGCGTCAATATAAGGCGTGGCGTGGCCGCTCTTTGACGCGATCGGCAATGTCAGCAGCACAGACCCAATCAGTATGACAAATAAGAATCCAAATAATATAATATGGACCGGCTTAATCTTCTTCATTCCCTTTTATTTCTCCTTATATACAGAAAAAGCCATCTTTAAAAGATCGCTTTTTCCATAAAATCTTTTTATTTTCCAAGTAAATGGGCAATCTGTAATTGATAGTCATCCACATGCTTTTCCATTGCCAGCCCCTCGTCCATATCAATGTCCATGAACTTTCCGTTCTGATATCCAACGATACGGTTGCTCTTTCCTGCACATAAAAGATCCACTGCATAGGCTCCCATCATAGAAGCATACACCCTGTCTTTTGCTGTAGGGCTTCCGCCACGCTGCATGTGGCCTAAAATCGTAGCTCTTGTCTCAATTCCTGTAGCTGCCTCGATCCTCTTGGCCATGCCATAAGAATGTCCAACCCCTTCCGCATTGATGATCATGTGATGAGTCTTTCCTAACGCTCTGTTCCTGAGCAGATGTTCGATGATCTGCTGCTCTAACTTCGGCATGTTGCCGTCAAAGCTTTCCGGAATCAGAATATCTTCCGCTCCAGTAGCCATTCCGCACCACAGTGCGATATAACCAGCGCCACGTCCCATTACCTCAACGATACTGCAGCGCTCGTGGGATGTGGATGTATCTCTGATCTTATCAATGGCTTCCATCGCCGTGTTCACTGCTGTATCAAATCCGATAGTATACTCGGTACATGCGATGTCAAGGTCGATGGTCCCTGGAATTCCGATGGTGTTGATCCCAAGCTCCGCAAGTCTCTGCGCTCCCTGGAAAGAACCGTCTCCACCGATGACAACAAGTCCGTCGATTCCCTGTTCGCGGCACACCTCTGCGCCTCTTTTCTGTCCTTCCGGTGTCTTGAACTCATCACAGCGGGCAGTAAATAAGATGGTGCCTCCCCGTGAAATACTATCTGCAGTATGTCTTGAAGTCAGATCGATGATATCTTCATTCAATAAACCATTATATCCTTTTCTGATACCCTTTACATTTAAACCGCGCTCTAAACCTACTCTAACGACTGCTCTTGTGGCAGCGTTCATTGCGGGTGCATCCCCTCCGCTGGTCAGTACTCCAATTGTTCTTACTTTCGGTGTTCCCATGTTAAAATCCTCCAAATAATAGCATAAAATTATATTTTGTTAGACTCATTTTAATGCATTTGTTAAAGATTTTCAATATAATTATTTTAACCCTGTTTTCTTGATCCTGATATTTCCTTTTCCATAACGTTCTCCAAGTGCATAAATGAGTTCATCCTCACTGTTCACCGCATAAGCCCGGTCCAGTCTGTTCACGGCTCTTTCCTTACGGCAGTAGACGATCACAGGATTGCTGCCCCTGTAAGGCTTCAGCATCTCATAAAACCGTTCCTGTTCCGCAAAAAAACGGTCCTTGTCATCAAACTGCACCCAAATCTCCTGGGCCAGGTCGTCAAACGTACTGATCTGGCTGCAGATCATCTTACTCTCTTCCTCTGAGATAGAGGTGTTTCCTTTTACAAAGATCTTGGCATCCTCTTTGAGAAGATGCTGGTAGTTGTTAAATTCTCTCGGAAATACAATGACTTCCACTGTCCCCATAAGATCTTCCACCGTCAAAAACGCCATATTCTGGTTGTTTCTGGTGAGTTTTATATTCATGTCACTGATGATGCCTCCGATGATACAGGTCTGCTTATCCTTTAACACTGGCTGCCCCGTGTCTTCTTCCGCAACAAAATCGGATGTACTGGCTGTCGTGAGCCTCTCCAGGATCTCAACATCGTCTTCCAGCGGATGTCCGCTTACATAGATACCCAGCACCTCTTTTTCGATTGCCAGTCTCTGTTCTTTGTCATACTCCCCAACGTCTGGGTACTTTATCTCAAAGCTCTCCTGCTGGTCCTCCGACATAAAATCTAAAAGGCTCATTTGTCCGGAGATCTCCTGTTTGCGTTCCTTCTGGACGCTCTCCAGAATATTTGCGTAGACGAACATCTGCTGTTTTCTTGTCCGCCCAAGTCCGTCCAGTGCTCCTGACTTGATCAGACTCTCCACGGTCCGTTTGTTCATTTCCTTGCTGGACAGCCGTTCCACCAGATCTTTCAGGCTCCTGAAAGGCCCATGTTCGGTTCTCTCTTTTAGAATCTCTTCTATGACCGGCTTTCCAAGACTCTTGATGGCACTGAGCCCGTAGCGGATACATCCGTCATCCACGGAAAACGCTCCTTCACCCTTATTGATATCCGGCGGCAGTATCCTGATTCCCATCTTTCGGCAGGCATAGATATATTCTGATACCTTATTAGTGTTTCCCAAAACGGAGGTCAGCAATGCAGCCATAAATTCTTTTTGATAGTAGCATTTCAGATAAGCAGTTTGGTAAGAAACCACCGCATAGGCTGCCGCATGGGATTTATTAAAGGCATACTTTGCAAAGTCCAGCATCTCATCCCAGATATGATTTGCCAGTTTCTCGTCGATACCATTTTTGATACAGCCAGGAATCTCTTCCTCTTCATTGCCGTATACAAAGTTCTTCCGCTCCTTCACCATGACGTCGCCCTTTTTTTTGGACATGGCTCTGCGGACAAGGTCACTGCGGCCGAGGGTATATCCGGCCAGCTCCATTACGATCTGCATTACCTGTTCCTGATATACGATACATCCATATGTGGGCTTTAAAATCTTCTCCAGCTGCGGACAGTCATAGCGGATGCTCTCTTTATCCACTTTTCCCTTTACGTACCTCGGGATAAAGTCCATCGGTCCCGGCCGGTAAAGAGAGATCCCCGCGATGATCTCCTCCAGGCTTTCCGGCTTCAGTTCCTTCATGAAGGATTTCATGCCGCCGCTTTCCAGCTGGAACACACCCTCTGTTTTACCCTGGCCGATCATCTCATAGACTTTTGCGTCTTCCGTATCGATATCATTAATGTTAAACGGCCTGCCCTCTTTCTTCCCAATCAGGTGCACCGCATCCTGGATCACTGTCAATGTCCGGAGTCCCAGGAAATCCATCTTGAGCAGTCCCAATTCTTCGATGGTCGTCATAGTAAACTGTGTTGTTATAGCATCGTCTGTACCTTTTGCCAAAGGCACAAACTCATCGATGGAATCCTTACCAATCACGACACCTGCGGCATGCATAGATGCGTGCCTCGGCAGTCCTTCCAGACGCTTCGACATGTCGATAAGATATTTTGTTTCTTCATCTTCCGCATATGCCTTTTTCAGATCAGGGCTTTTTTTCAACGCCCCCTCAATGGTGATATTCAGCTCATTGGGCACCATTTTTGCAATGCTGTCCACCTTGGCGTAAGGAATATCCAGAACTCTTCCCACGTCCCGGATGACCGCTCTGGCCGCCATAGTTCCGAACGTTATGATCTGAACCACCTTGTCTTTTCCATACTTCTCCACCACATAGTCAATGACTTCCTGCCTGCGCTCATAACAGAAATCAATATCAATATCCGGCATGGATACACGCTCCGGATTCAGGAAGCGCTCAAACAGAAGCTGGTATTTGGTAGGTTCGATATCTGTGATCTCCAGACAGTAGGATACAATACTTCCCGCCGCAGATCCCCGCCCGGGCCCCACAGCGATACCATGGTCTTTAGCATAGCGGATAAAATCCCATACGATCAGGAAATAGTCCACATATCCCATATTTTCAATCGTGTCCAGCTCAAATTCCAGGCGGTCTCTGAGTTCCTCCGACACATCTTCGTAACGGCGGCTGATCCCCTCATCACAAAGCTTTCTTAAATAAGAAGTAGAAGTATAACCCTCCGGCACATCAAACTTCGGCACCTTCTGTTCCCCGAAAATGATCTCCACATTGCACCGCTTTGCAATCTTTCCCGTATTGTCTATGGCTTCTCTGGCATATGGAAAAAGGCGCTCCATCTCCTCAGGTGATTTTAAGTAATACTGTCCGCCCTCATACCGCATCCTGTCCTCATCCGCCACTTTTTTTCCGGTCTGGATACACAGCAGGATATCATGGGGCTCCACATCCTCCGCAAAGGTATAGTGGAGATCATTGGTGGCCACCAGCTCAATGCCTGTCTCCTTGGACATCTTAAGCAGGGCAGAGTTGACTGTTGTCTGCTCACTGATCCCATGATCCTGGAGTTCCAGAAAGAAATTGCCCTTGCCGAAGATCTTCTCCAGCCTCAGGGCAGCTTTTTTTGCCTTCTCATAGTCGCCTTCTCTGATATAAGTTGGGATCTCTCCTCCCAGACAGGCACTCAGCGCAATGATGCCTTCACTGTAAGTCTCCAGCACTTCATAATCTACTCTCGGCTTATAGTAAAATCCTTCTGTAAATCCTCTGGATACAATCTTCATCAAGTTGTGATACCCCTGGTCATTTTCAGCCAAAAGGACCAGATGGAAATAATTGTTACTTCCCTGCCTTCC
Coding sequences within:
- the pfkA gene encoding 6-phosphofructokinase; this encodes MGTPKVRTIGVLTSGGDAPAMNAATRAVVRVGLERGLNVKGIRKGYNGLLNEDIIDLTSRHTADSISRGGTILFTARCDEFKTPEGQKRGAEVCREQGIDGLVVIGGDGSFQGAQRLAELGINTIGIPGTIDLDIACTEYTIGFDTAVNTAMEAIDKIRDTSTSHERCSIVEVMGRGAGYIALWCGMATGAEDILIPESFDGNMPKLEQQIIEHLLRNRALGKTHHMIINAEGVGHSYGMAKRIEAATGIETRATILGHMQRGGSPTAKDRVYASMMGAYAVDLLCAGKSNRIVGYQNGKFMDIDMDEGLAMEKHVDDYQLQIAHLLGK
- a CDS encoding TrkH family potassium uptake protein: MKKIKPVHIILFGFLFVILIGSVLLTLPIASKSGHATPYIDALFTSTTSVCVTGLVVETTMTYWSTFGQLVILVLIQLGGLGVITFTTGMFLFLKKKLTMKNRILIQESYSLNTMSGLIELVRKILKGTFIIEGIGAALFATQFIPEFGVKYGIWASVFNSISAFCNAGIDIVQMDSLRSYITNPVVNFTVMGLIILGGLGFIVWRDLLRVFRALIHREFPLRRAFGKLRLHSKIVLSTTVILIFIGTVFIFIFEYANTKTIGNLSLGNKLMASMFQSVTVRTAGFETVPQAALTEGSSLISMILMFIGGSPVGTAGGVKTVTFVVLVYCVLVTVKQEGAIHIFKRTIPMHVIPKALTIICVNLIVLLSSILIVLVSDTASFMDTCYECVSALGTVGLSKGLTPDLSVIGRLAIIVTMYLGRVGPVSLAVGFAVRGKKKVLAAYPEEDIILG
- a CDS encoding DNA polymerase III subunit alpha, producing the protein MSFTHLHVHTEYSLLDGSSKIKELVHQTKELGMDSIAITDHGAMYGVIDFYKAAKAEGIKPIIGCEIYVTAGSRFEKDGRQGSNNYFHLVLLAENDQGYHNLMKIVSRGFTEGFYYKPRVDYEVLETYSEGIIALSACLGGEIPTYIREGDYEKAKKAALRLEKIFGKGNFFLELQDHGISEQTTVNSALLKMSKETGIELVATNDLHYTFAEDVEPHDILLCIQTGKKVADEDRMRYEGGQYYLKSPEEMERLFPYAREAIDNTGKIAKRCNVEIIFGEQKVPKFDVPEGYTSTSYLRKLCDEGISRRYEDVSEELRDRLEFELDTIENMGYVDYFLIVWDFIRYAKDHGIAVGPGRGSAAGSIVSYCLEITDIEPTKYQLLFERFLNPERVSMPDIDIDFCYERRQEVIDYVVEKYGKDKVVQIITFGTMAARAVIRDVGRVLDIPYAKVDSIAKMVPNELNITIEGALKKSPDLKKAYAEDEETKYLIDMSKRLEGLPRHASMHAAGVVIGKDSIDEFVPLAKGTDDAITTQFTMTTIEELGLLKMDFLGLRTLTVIQDAVHLIGKKEGRPFNINDIDTEDAKVYEMIGQGKTEGVFQLESGGMKSFMKELKPESLEEIIAGISLYRPGPMDFIPRYVKGKVDKESIRYDCPQLEKILKPTYGCIVYQEQVMQIVMELAGYTLGRSDLVRRAMSKKKGDVMVKERKNFVYGNEEEEIPGCIKNGIDEKLANHIWDEMLDFAKYAFNKSHAAAYAVVSYQTAYLKCYYQKEFMAALLTSVLGNTNKVSEYIYACRKMGIRILPPDINKGEGAFSVDDGCIRYGLSAIKSLGKPVIEEILKERTEHGPFRSLKDLVERLSSKEMNKRTVESLIKSGALDGLGRTRKQQMFVYANILESVQKERKQEISGQMSLLDFMSEDQQESFEIKYPDVGEYDKEQRLAIEKEVLGIYVSGHPLEDDVEILERLTTASTSDFVAEEDTGQPVLKDKQTCIIGGIISDMNIKLTRNNQNMAFLTVEDLMGTVEVIVFPREFNNYQHLLKEDAKIFVKGNTSISEEESKMICSQISTFDDLAQEIWVQFDDKDRFFAEQERFYEMLKPYRGSNPVIVYCRKERAVNRLDRAYAVNSEDELIYALGERYGKGNIRIKKTGLK